Part of the Plasmodium malariae genome assembly, chromosome: 9 genome is shown below.
gtttattcgtttattcgttcattcatttattcgtttattcatttattttttttttttttttttttccacgtGGGTACAAATAAAAATCGCTGGACGTTTTAATGAGACATACATATCCAGAAAATTGTACGTgtgtacataaacatatataaagtataaaCGCAAAATGCTACATGTCTTTCCCATACATTTTTATGGGTCACTTTCAAGGCATAtacaaaaatgttaaaaaaataattgtaattaattttaacagTTTACACAATGGTACAACTTTACACACATTTTTGGCTACATAAACTCTACAAAGTGGAgtttaatgtaaataattttgtacctcaaaaagaagaaaaaaaaaaaaaaaaaaaagaataccaacatgtacatatacatttgtttatgcatatttgcttatttttatttttacgagaaaaaaaaaaaaaaaaaaaaattgtctaATTAGCGATATGCAGATTGAGAGCAGCAGCAGTTCAAATTTTGTAGAACAACGTTTGCCTATTtaggaaatgaaaaataaattaaaatccaaagaaaagaagataaaacaaaatgtgttaagttatattatacatatatatatttctacacatatatttgtgcatatatttatacgtatgttcataaatatgtacatatttgtacACACGTGCAAAATGGCTGTAGTCACATATTAACAATACAACCTCCTGGTTAGCTCCCTATGCCCATTTTTAGCTACTACCAATTTTTAATCAGTTCAACGAGAAATTTAAGCGATCAAAAAATATGAgacaaattaaaatataaaataaaaaaaaaaaaatgtaaaggaAATATAAGAGATATATAGAAgacatataaaacatatatataaaagatataaaagtaaaaagaaaattttcctagcttcatacattttttttttttttttttttttaattcttctatTTTGCCTTTTGGCTTACTAGCTAATTTTACCATTTGCcccattattttttctattttattttatttttttattttttttatttcttttccctttatttcttctatttttttaattttttctattttattttattttttattttttttaattcttgcatatgttatatttttgtaaatgtaaatataaatttcctttcttgtaaaaaaattacataccATTACAACgcctatttctttttttttttttttttttcctgtttattttatttgttttttctttatttttgcttattcCCCGCAATTGTTAAACTctgttttgttttcattCTCCCCTTATCTATTTTGCATTTACAATTTTGCATTTTCCATATTtcacattttaattaaaatattttcctcctattttatcaaaatgaGATCTTGTTATTCTCACAAAGGAGTAAGTCCCGGAAAGCATCCTGCTCGATGCGCCAATTGCGACAAAATAggtaatatattcattactCACATACGTAGCAGCTTTGTGGAAGCACCACAGATTTACGGatacatttatgtacaaatttacatatatatatatatatatatatatatacacatgcacGTATAAGTATATGCCAATTTCCTCCCTGCAAATACATACCGATTTTCTTTTCGTAGGAAAAGAAGATATTCAGTCTGTAAATAACGGCATGTATTCTGACTGCACTCTATGCGGTATTATTCATAAAGACCCACACAAGCAGACATTATATCCCTTACGACCAGATCAGTACAGAGATAATTAGAGAGTAGCTAGATGCAAATTTAATTCGTACGCTTGTATTGTATGAACTAATCAGGATATTTTCAAAAGTcgtgtaaatatttttgttaaacaAATAGACGCATAACAGATGTGTGAGCATGTTTTCAAGCGTGGacggtaaaaaaaaaaaaaaaaaaaaaacttccATCTTTCCAACTACTCATTGTCGCATTTCATATTTgtaattacattttaaattgCTTGTGGAAATGCTTtccttaaatatttaaaatgttaagTTAAAATGTTTCGTTAAAAGGCGAGTAAAACATTTCACTTAATCATTTGtgttgtaaaaattattacagtGCTGCAAGGGATACATCCTTAAAAATCTTTCAcacattaaatttttttctgtgcCATTGCTTCCTGTGCTTGgggcatatacatatatgtgcacacgtacatacatatgtaatacCATTTTAACCGCAAAAgtaatgttttaaaatgtgCGGTTTTACTACATACAAGTATTTTTAATCGGCTCTGTGTGgctattattttgttttttttaagtagctcccaaaatttttattttttctttcattttaacGTTCACTCTAacgtttattttttccttattttcacCCATATTTTTTCCAATATATTTTCCCTATTTTTTCCCATACTTATCCCTTATTTTAgtccatattttttacttatttttaccctttttttttttttcttgttttttcttgttttttccCTTCTTTTTCCCGAATTTATATGTCGAAAAGCGTGCTATgctttcaaaaaataaaagcaaaaaaattacGTCTATTTGTCtacataattaaatgtaaaatttacaACTATAACTGCATAACTGCATCCTTTTACTTAAAcagaaaaatacaatttaCATACGTTCCTCACCTGTtgtacttttaaaaaaaaatattctgtCTTCTACACATTTGTGTAGGGATTTATTCCTTTCCATTTGAACTTTTTCAAcatcttcatttttaattttttcatatttaaaaataaaataaaataaatggatcaaataaaacatataacaatatatttagattttacaaaaaaaaaaaaaaaaaaaaaagttcctTAACTGTCTTTGTGTAACATTAtgcttaataaaatattctcttttttatatctcCACATGCACTGCTCGATGCATATAGCTTCGTGATAAAAGgacttttaaattttgaaaaaataatccTTTTCGAAGCccatttttaaagaatatatgaATAGCACATTTATTCGTATGCACATGTTCATAtgctaaattttttttgcaacCAAGAAATACATGGTCTggttgtttttttttactcgCTTTGATTCTTCTGAACTCTGATGTATTAACTTTATacaaatatcatttttatactCTTCTGTGGAGAGTAGTTTAAAATATGGGTATTTACTAAAGCATAATTTTGtccataaatataaagtaaaaacatcagtaataaaatagatcattccatttttttgtaacaaATGATGATATAATGATAAGTTTTCTATAGTTATTATTCTTCTTCTCcagttttgttttttaaaatgaggatcaggaaaacaaaaaaaaattttttctatttgattttttttaatataatttggtAAAAATTTCATAGCATTTGTACGAATAACAgatatgttattataattaggaaaataattttttctatatgaGTTTATCTTTTCCCCTACATAATTCGTTACCTTATCTCTTATTTCTAGCcctaatattaatttattattaaatgtgCTACTTAACGCAAATAATAAACCTCCATATCCACAACCTACGTCCAAAATAGCTATGTCATGGGTGTTCACCTGACTCggcaataatattttttcgtaTGTTATTgggtatatatttgtatttagaTAGAGATTATTCAAAGGTTTCGTACCTTCGTTAATTTCGTCACTTCGTTGAATGTTATTCTGTTCACCATCCTGATCAGCAATCTGCTGATTAATCTGACCTTTCTGACCACGAGTcatctccttttttttttctccgtCCATTTTCTCAGCTGGTCCTTCCGGGTCAGGGAAATAATGCGGGTAATGTAAATGCCAGTTCACATATCTATAATTGACGGGGTATTTTATGTAACTATCCGAAAGAGGGTTACAATGTGCCCTTTGGCGGTAAAACTTTTTACAGGGCATTTTAtgctttttcattttttcccaCTTACGTGAACTTTGTATTTATGTTAacttgttaatttttttgtatttttgttaacttgttaatttttttatattttttctgactcgttcattttttcttttcttttctttttttttttttttttttttttttttttttttccttaagaAGATAGCTTTAAGAACAACTCTTTATTATGAAGTTATCACagatttctttatttttttttcacatgcAAAATGTAGGGTATTATACTACTTTTagcattaaaaatatttaatctGTGTACATAATCGTCCTTTTTTAAGTAAGCACATTTGCGCCATTTAACTTGGACGTAATAAAACTGTCATGTGCAcgttagtaaaaatatatagaagtgtatatatgcatgtgtatgtatacatatgtttgtTTATCTATGTGCATGtttgtatatgcatatagaGAGAGCTGAGATCTCTCACCAAGCGGCGTTATTAAAAATTCGTTAAAAGGATACTATAACAATTTCGTtaacttaaaataaaataataatataaatttttatatacatataaaacaacataataataaagtgcataataataaaatgaagtgAATAATGTAACCTAAATTTAAGAGTACAGGAGATTCCAGGTTAATATCTCAGGGGGactaaacaaaataatattctttacttaaaaataataaaaaaaaaggaggcCTCAAGTTTTATAATCCTATATCGGTTAATTGTactatatttgtttaaaatatagCAGAGAAAACAGAACTAAacaaaatatggaaaaataaattaaaacaaattatgcaaaacaaagcaaatggcaaaacaaaacaaaacaaaacaaatgatggcaaaacaaaacaaataatggcaaaacaaaacaaataatggcaaaacaaaacaaataatggcaaaacaaaataaatcatatatatatgtgacaaaatataaacaaacaaaatatatcaaGGCACGGAGAAGATTAATTTGACGACATGAAATACGCTGAACGGTATgccaaatatatgtaataacaacaataaatatgaatgtGCATGTTTTGAATACTGAGAAAAAActtcaataaattttatttggtTTAATACTCATTTAGTGGAAATCAATGAATTGTGcaaatatgtaattaaaaatctCATCATTAAATATGTTAACCATTAAttatcttatatataatagccTCTtaatgttcatttatttttgtattgtCAAAAGTATTTATGGAATGCATATCATTGCATTATAAGTGCTTATGTTtagcacatatatgtatcaaGCTACAGACAGGGGAACAACATATTTCTCCCTTCCCCACCACCAAATTGCATTTTGTAACTGaagtgatatatatatatatattaatacttgttcatttgaattataaactttgtatttttaattttttttcccccacGTGCGTAAGGATATTAAAcgtataattcttttttctcttatagcatattataaataatgtgGAAAAAGATATTccaaatttttgtatttttcatttttttcaatggCATTTCACTCATATTGTGTAGAAAAATATGCAACGTTGTACAGTTTGGGTCCTACACATTATCAttaaacaaagaaaataaaaaatatttcaaatatgaAGTAAGCTGActataagtaaaaatgaaaagttttacatagaaaaaaactaatattgcttacatatattttttttttatctcaaatttttttttttttttttccgccTAGGTAGTTGGCATAATAGACCCTTTTGACAGAAACAAAATATTGTGgagtagaaaaaaaagaaacagaAAATTCGATTTGAatccttttaaaaatatatatgatcgttttttttgcaatattAATGATTATGTTTATGTAACAAATAGGGATCAGTTCATTTTTCGTATCTTTCACATAAATCTAAAGGTATATTTTTGTGCATGATGAGTGTGTACCAAGAGTATCATGCGTACGATACTTGTCCTGCACACACATACGTATACTCCTCCCTTATGCATACACCCACATAACATAGCTTATTAGTGTACCAAATTAAGGCAAAAGCTTCTCGacatttaaaagaaaaagtgaaTGACGCTATTTGATATTATATGAAGTTACGAGTAAAACAGCTATGAATGATTTGTTATCGATAATTTAATTCTCTTTATTTCTctgatttttcttttcttatcatatcttttcatataatatcttatctcttttttttttttttttttttgccgtTTTTAGAAcactattaaatatatgttaaagtataaaattatacgCGGTAAAATGAAGGGCGGAAAAAACGGCGAAAATACCATTTTGTGCTTAAAAGAAACGAGCAAATTGTATCGATTCTTGAACAACATTAACATTTAGACCAAAGGAGGTGGagtaaaagaataattagAATTGGTATGCAAATTCAAAcgcaaatacaaatattatatgaaaaaggTGTAGTATAGAAGAAAATGCAAAATTCATAGTATAAAAGGATATAATTGTATCACCTCTACTTTAGATAATTGTGCACATTCACCTGTTCTGTTTTTGTGTACATTTTTTAGTTAACCCCTTGTTTCGTCTCGTTTCATTTCTTTACGTTTCGTTTtgtttttcccatttttagTATGCTATGGCATACCATAgtactatatattattttgttaccTTCTTTATTTACAACACGCATAAGCTTGTgcaaaacgaaaaaaaataaaaaaaataaacactaagaatattttttttttttttttttatgtaaggATTAAATAACCCATTATTGCAAGTTTGAAAGTTTTGTTTCATTGCGAAAGAAAAGATACAcatccatttttattttgtttcgttttgttttatcatgatttattttatttattttttttatttatttattttatttatttatttattttttttatttattttttttatttatttattttttgttttatttatttattttatttttttttttttttttttttattttattctttctgttttgttttattttgttttgctttttttgttttgttttattctgtTAATACTTCCAAGTTAGTGTGCTTTAAAATAGAACAAATAAGGGGAAAAAGAAGTTATAGTATTATGTGTGTTactaattaacaaaaaatggtaattaagtttttttttattttatgtttatccttgttttttcttttttgtaatacAAATACTCAATATCCCTACGCGCATCATGGCATTTTAAACATAGACTCAGATAATATTCAAGACGTGTTTAACACAAATGAGCATTGTCTTATAAAATTGTAATGGAGcagagaaatataaaataaaatttaagtgAAATATGAAAGTTATCTTGTTACAATTCTCATATGCTTTTATGTATCATTTCCTCGGGCTGGtgtttacatttacatatttgtttttgCCTAGGACTGCCTATACCTTTGCTGTGACGTTTGCgtttaattgtttatttgtttatatgtttatttgtttatatgtttatttgtttatatgtttatttgtttatatgtttatttgtttatatgtttatatgtttattgtttatatgtttatttgtttatatgtttatttgtttatatgtttatttgtttatatgtttatttgtttatatgtttatttgtttatatgtttatttgtttatatatttatttatttatttgtttgtatatttatttgtttatatatttatttgtttgtatatttatttgtttatatatttatttgtttatttgtttgtttatttatttgtttatttatttgtttatttatttatttgtttattttttttttttttttttgatttttctcTCTTCCCCCCAACAACTGAAGCTATGCACCACAATGTGTACACTGCAAGCGTATATGgaataaaattgtaaatttaaaaagtacgATACAGaatgatgataaaaaaaaagtattcttTGGCCAAGTAAGTTTTAAACGAACATATAGAGTGgtataattacatatttgGAAAAATACAGGATAGAtaacatattaatacatttctCTCCTGCAACacatgtacgtatacatgtattacACGCGTGTATTTTTATGTGCACACGTACTCATTTACCTCCTTACAAATAAAATGCGAATATTcaaaaatcatatataacTGTTCAGGTAAATTGTGGTGATACGAAAGGGAAATTTATCTGCCAAAAGTACGACGTCTTAAGAGTACcacaattaaaaatgtaaattgaaaaaaaaaaaaacaaagtaaaaaagtattatttttatatttattttgattttattattacttttttattattttattcttattttattttaattttattcatattttattcttatttaattcatattttattcttattttattcatattttattcttattttattcatattttattcttattttattcttaattttatgtGGCATCATTCTATTGTTTCGTCAACTTATGAACTGCTTATATAGTTGTCTATTCGTATTTCCTCATTACAGGTTTAAAGGAAGTGAACTGGTCTCAACTTACTCAAATAAcataaatgatgaaaattttgtaaaaaaatggatatatTATGTTACCACGTAAGATAAAGGAATAACcaaattttataagaaaCGATAGCAGAAGTTGTctaacttttttttgttttttcgttttttcgttttttcgttttttcttattttttgaacATACAATTTGTCAATACTGCAACTTTAATATTCATCTCATTTTTACCTTACGTAATCATATTCTTTGTATATTTCCTTAACCATTCATactatttttcaattttgtgctttaaaaaaaaacagccCTATTTTTTTAGGTGTACATTCGGAAAAAGAATTGAGCGCTTACATAACAGATGATAATCTCTTTCTAACGTGTTCAGAAAATTTAagtgttataaatatatataaagaagaaaaaataaaataataaaaaaaaattgt
Proteins encoded:
- the PmUG01_09036400 gene encoding conserved Plasmodium protein, unknown function — its product is MRSCYSHKGVSPGKHPARCANCDKIGKEDIQSVNNGMYSDCTLCGIIHKDPHKQTLYPLRPDQYRDN
- the PmUG01_09036500 gene encoding methyltransferase, putative translates to MPCKKFYRQRAHCNPLSDSYIKYPVNYRYVNWHLHYPHYFPDPEGPAEKMDGEKKKEMTRGQKGQINQQIADQDGEQNNIQRSDEINEGTKPLNNLYLNTNIYPITYEKILLPSQVNTHDIAILDVGCGYGGLLFALSSTFNNKLILGLEIRDKVTNYVGEKINSYRKNYFPNYNNISVIRTNAMKFLPNYIKKNQIEKIFFCFPDPHFKKQNWRRRIITIENLSLYHHLLQKNGMIYFITDVFTLYLWTKLCFSKYPYFKLLSTEEYKNDICIKLIHQSSEESKRVKKNNQTMYFLVAKKI
- the PmUG01_09036600 gene encoding conserved Plasmodium protein, unknown function translates to MWKKIFQIFVFFIFFNGISLILCRKICNVVQFGSYTLSLNKENKKYFKYEVVGIIDPFDRNKILWSRKKRNRKFDLNPFKNIYDRFFCNINDYVYVTNRDQFIFRIFHINLKNTIKYMLKYKIIRGKMKGGKNGENTILCLKETSKLYRFLNNINI